In Hoplias malabaricus isolate fHopMal1 chromosome 18, fHopMal1.hap1, whole genome shotgun sequence, the genomic window CGCTTGGCTGGTGTTTTTGTCTGAGTTAtgttattatgtatttatactttaatgACTATTTCTTTCAACATCAGCTCTCCACCCACtgttatggagagtgtgttctCATTGTAAAATATTCGTGGGCCATTATTGACCTTGCAATTGCCTTTCTGGCTccttgctgttttatatttgtgttgtattcagttatttttaaagtggcagtTCATCAAGCCAATGCtatcagagctgtgaaaaatggGACCTCAACCAACACTGGAGCTAAAATGTCAAGGTcctctgaaatcaaagcagccaagaaattaggcaCAGTTGTGTTTATTTATCTTGCTTGCTGGATACCATACTATTTAAGCTCTGTGTCAGTTGACAGCTTGACATCTGCTTCAATGGTGTGGACAGTTTTTGGGTGGCTAATAGATATTAACTCCTCTGTGAACCCACTGATATATGGcattttttattcatggttcagagcatctgcaaaatatattgtaacatgtagaatatttgaatcatcatcttcaaggtTTATTTTGTTTCCTGAAAATGTTTAATATCACACTTAATTTCACTGAACAGAACTGAGACTACCTCACAttgaatactgttttttttttttttttttttttattgaccaACCTGTCTACATCAGTATCAATGTTCACTTATAAAGAAAACCTGGAGATTGATTGATGCATCATATATTTGCATTGCTTATCATGCATAATATCTCAATAGCGTTAATGATCCTAGAGACCCTACACACACAACTTAAAAGGTACATCATTAAAAAAGAATGCCTTGTGCAAAGCATGGCCTGGAGGAGTATAAACCCCTGCAGCTTTTGACTGTAGAGCAGTGACATTATGTTTTCTGGAATTATTTATCTTCATCATTGGGAATATGATGGAATGgtgtttgatttaaaaaattacatattttgtCAACAAATAATAACTGACCTCATTGATGGCAATGTGAATGAATGCAGCCAAACCCACAAATGGTCCAATGTCTAGTGCCAGTCCTGCTCAGATAGCAGAATCATTTACTCAAGCAAATGCAGGGGTTGCAGTCTTTcctaattatatatttttttctcataaGAACTGCTGGAAAAAACTGCCTGGTTAAACAATTTTGGTGCATTCAGACCTGCCTTTAGAAAGTTCCCTAAAAGGTTCTACAAGGGGGATATTAGGGGTACTGGCCTTTTTTCTACTTTGCCTGGATGCTACTGCTAGGCACTGCTTAAAATACATATATGTACTCAATTCCAAATCATTGGTGTTTTTATAGTAAGATAGAAGCAAAACCACATTGTGCTGCTGCAGTTGCAATAAAGATTCCACAGATCTATTCCACAAATCTTTAGGCATTTTAGAGTAGGGTCCATGGCATTAGATGCCAGTTAAATAATACTGACCCCAAGTAAACTCTATTATTCCAACTCATCTATGGTCTGGTATAGAAGGTTGTAGGGTAAACATTAACAGCTGCTCATCCCTAGGGCTTTGCTCACTGTACAAAATTGGTAACTtgatagaaaaaataaaaaatatattgtaaacaCTCCTACCACTCTGGTGACCCAGCTGACCCAGCATTGTATGTTATGATGATGTTAGGGTaacactatccactagtgggaggattcatgttCATGTATAAAAAGGCAGCGAAGGTAgccttctgaatcatttcagattgtTTATCCCTCTCTTTACTTCAAATGGAGGAATCAGACTACAGGCAAAACATCACAATTCAGTATTGCTTTCCTGACCACAATGCATCTTGTAGAAAAGAGGTCAAAGAAGGACCTGGATATATGTTTCTGTGCTttgttctctcatgtatatctgtgtgcactgtgtttctgaacctgctggtgatcatctccatctctcacttaaggcagctccacactccaaccaacctgctcatcctctctctgtctgtggctgATTTTTTTGTGGGACTGCTTGTTATGCCTGTGAACATAATGCAACTGATGgactcctgttggtatcttgggaCAATAGCATGCATAATTATTTCAATAATTAGTTTTGTTTCAATGTTAGGATCTTTGTGTAGTCTCATTctcatagcagttgataggtacATTGCTATCACTGACCCTCTGCTGTATTCCACTCGAATCACTGTTCATAAAACCGTGCTGGCCATAATTCTTGGCTGGTGTTCATATCTTTGTTACTTGATCATATTTTTGTACTTTAATGACTATTTCTTTCAATCTCAGCTCTCCACCCGTTGCtatggagagtgtgttctgGTTGTAAAATATACTTGGGTCATCATTGACCTTGTAATATCATTTTTAGCCCCTTGCTCTATTACATTAATCTTGTATTCAGTCATATTTAAAGTAGCAAGacatcaagccaaagctatAAGAGCAGTGAAGAGTGATGCCTCAAACAAGCATGGAGTTAAAAGAATAGgctcttctgaaatcaaagcagccaaaAAATTAGGTactgtcatttttgtttatcttGCTTGCTATATACCATATTATTTAAGCTCTATGTCAGTTAATAACTTGGCATCTTCTTCAATGGTGTGGACAGTGTTTGGCTGGCTAATAAACATTAACTCTTCTGTGAACCCACTGATatatgccattttctattcatggttcagagcaTCTGCAAAGTATATTTTAACCTGTAGAATATTTGAATTCTCAACATCACGGCTGAATACATTTCCTGATCATTTAAATTGAAATTAATTTAATCTGACAGAAATGAAGacacctgtttgtttgtttgtttggttaatTACCAGTCTGCATAAGCCTTTAAGATTAGTCAGAATAAAAGCCTGGTGATTTTCAACAAATGTATCTTTATTTTAcatgcattattttttttttctggataaGTGATTGTTTTAATATGTTCCTCATGTGACAAATATCAGAATAAGTTTCCTACAGTGTAACCACTGACCATGCACTAATCTGATACTGATCTTGGAGCCAAGCCAAGGCCACATAACTCTCCTCACTTGGTTCCAGCCTATAGTACATACTGCCATACTTTCAAAGTAAAATGAGGCAATGATATAAATGGCTttgtgagagctgaggagaaAAAGAGGACTGAGAgactgatttgtttttgtttaagatGTAGTTTGCAAATGTCATATTTCTCCTGCCACTGGAGTCCTCCTTCCCAGGGTGTCAGATTTCAATAGATATTTATATATCTCATTTAATCTCATATATCAGTGTATCATTATGTGTTGTAAgaagtttatttgatttttctgTGTAGCAATACAATTTTTCCAATTTGCTTAAAATAGACAGTAAATATTCACCTTAATACACCACAGCCCTTTTCAACAGTTTGTTTAATCCTCCTTTGTGTTCAAATTTCCAGTAGCTTGGTAAAGTTAAGATTTGCATGTGTATTAAAGccactgtgttttgtgtgatttCTATTAGGTAGAGTGGAATAACAATGGTATTAAAGGTGTAATGTCCATGTAGTTTGTACAAGAAATTGAGGAATAAATGGTAGTATTAAAAGACCAAAGTAAGTGTAGTGTCTGCTATATAAGAAGATGGTGATGCATAAAAGGCAGTATTTGTGGTTTATATGAGGATAGTGAGAAattacagtggttttaaaggtgTAAAGTCTGTTGTTgtctataaaaaaaacaaaagcaatgaAATTGAGCAATGaaactgtgtttttaaaagttaaCTTCAGCCATTAATAACTGACTTTTTAAAGGCAACACCTACCTAATTAacccaaaacagcaaaaacaagtcaATATTATGCAACTTGGGAACATTTTTTGTATTTctattcattaaattaaaaatgtgctCAAAAATACCAGTCAAGAACATTCTTTATAAACAACATCAGGTCATAGCCATAGTTTTGATATGCCAGGCAGAGCAGCTATTGATCTGTGGAAGAAACTGTTTCTTAGTTGAGAGTTACAAGGATACATGGCTTTGTGTAATTGTATCATCTACAAAGAAGACTATAAAACTTCTGGCCAGTTAAATCCACATGACCTCAAAATGCCTTATTATTCAAATTTAGTTATTTATAATTCAAGTCTTGTTTCTCTAGTGCTTCTCACTGTACAAAATCTGTAACTATGGCAATAGCTGTACACTCTTTAGTAAACACCTCTACCACTCTGTATTAGTCTCACCTCACCTGACACTatacgtcatgatgatgttagggtTGCATTATCCAgcagtgggaggattcatgctcatgtataaaaagagagagagtcagctTTCTGAAAAATTTCAGTTCTTTAATCCTTGTCTGATTTTTCAGCTCTGTTCAAATGGACAAACAAGACTACAGACAGAACATCACAGTTCaatactgctttcctgacaataatgcaTCTTGTAGAAAGGAGGTCAAAGAAGGCCCTGGATATATGTTTCTGTGTTTCATTCTCTCATGtttatctgtgtgcactgtgtttctgaacctgctggtgatcatctccatctctcacttcaagcagcttcacactccaaccaacctgctcatcctctctctggctgttgCTGATTTTCTCGTTGGACTGTTTGTCATGCCTGTGAATATTATGCAACTGATGgactcctgttggtatcttggaacaATAGCATGTTACATTTCCCCAGTAATCAATTTTGTCTCAATGTTAGGATCTCTGTGTAGCTTGATACTTATAGCATTCGATAGGTACATCGCTATCACtgaccctctgcagtattcAACTCGAATCACAATTCGTAAAACCTTGCTGTCCATAATTCTTGGCTGGTTTTCATATATGTGTTACATTATcatgcttttatattttaatgactaTTTCTTTCAATCTCAGATCTCCACCCACtgttatggagagtgtgttcttgTCATAAAATATTCTTGGGCCATCATTGACCTTGTGGTTTCATTTCTAGCCCCTTGCTGTgttatattgtttttgtattcagtcatttttaaagtggca contains:
- the LOC136674462 gene encoding trace amine-associated receptor 6-like, giving the protein MEESDYRQNITIQYCFPDHNASCRKEVKEGPGYMFLCFVLSCISVCTVFLNLLVIISISHLRQLHTPTNLLILSLSVADFFVGLLVMPVNIMQLMDSCWYLGTIACIIISIISFVSMLGSLCSLILIAVDRYIAITDPLLYSTRITVHKTVLAIILGWCSYLCYLIIFLYFNDYFFQSQLSTRCYGECVLVVKYTWVIIDLVISFLAPCSITLILYSVIFKVARHQAKAIRAVKSDASNKHGVKRIGSSEIKAAKKLGTVIFVYLACYIPYYLSSMSVNNLASSSMVWTVFGWLININSSVNPLIYAIFYSWFRASAKYILTCRIFEFSTSRLNTFPDHLN
- the LOC136674337 gene encoding trace amine-associated receptor 13c-like — protein: MDKQDYRQNITVQYCFPDNNASCRKEVKEGPGYMFLCFILSCLSVCTVFLNLLVIISISHFKQLHTPTNLLILSLAVADFLVGLFVMPVNIMQLMDSCWYLGTIACYISPVINFVSMLGSLCSLILIAFDRYIAITDPLQYSTRITIRKTLLSIILGWFSYMCYIIMLLYFNDYFFQSQISTHCYGECVLVIKYSWAIIDLVVSFLAPCCVILFLYSVIFKVAIHQAKAISAVKNGASNKHGAKTIKSSEIKAAKKLATVIFVYLACWIPYYLSSVSVDSLSSSSMVWTVFGWLININSSVNPLIYAIFYSWFRASVKYIVTCRIFETSSSRFSLFLEH